One window from the genome of Nisaea sediminum encodes:
- a CDS encoding S-(hydroxymethyl)glutathione dehydrogenase/class III alcohol dehydrogenase, whose product METRAAVAFEAGKPLQIETVTLDGPRAGEVLVEIKATGICHTDEFTRSGDDPEGIFPAILGHEGAGVVVDVGPGVTSLKKGDHVIPLYTPECRECEYCLNPKTNLCQKIRTTQGAGLMPDGTSRFSINGEKIFHYMGCSTFANHTVMPEIALAKVREDAPFDKICYIGCGVTTGVGAVVNTAKVEPGSNVVVFGLGGIGLNVIQGARMVGANMIVGVDLNPARKEIAEKFGMTHFVNPKEVEGDLVPYLVDLTKGGADYSFECIGNVNTMRQALECAHKGWGESIIIGVAGAGQEISTRPFQLVTGRSWRGTAFGGARGRTDVPKIVDWYMDGKIDIDSLITHTMPLEDINKGFDLMHQGKSIRSVVVY is encoded by the coding sequence ATGGAAACGAGAGCCGCCGTCGCATTCGAGGCCGGCAAGCCGCTGCAGATCGAGACCGTCACCCTGGACGGGCCGCGCGCGGGCGAGGTGCTGGTCGAGATCAAGGCGACTGGGATCTGCCACACCGACGAATTCACCCGCTCGGGCGACGATCCGGAAGGCATCTTCCCGGCGATCCTCGGCCACGAGGGCGCGGGCGTGGTGGTCGACGTGGGACCGGGTGTAACCAGCCTGAAGAAGGGCGACCACGTGATCCCGCTCTACACCCCGGAATGCCGGGAGTGCGAATACTGCCTCAATCCGAAGACCAATCTCTGCCAGAAGATCCGCACCACCCAGGGCGCCGGCCTGATGCCGGACGGCACCAGCCGGTTCTCGATCAACGGCGAGAAGATTTTCCACTACATGGGTTGCTCGACCTTCGCCAACCACACGGTGATGCCGGAGATCGCGCTGGCGAAGGTGCGCGAGGACGCCCCGTTCGACAAGATCTGCTACATCGGCTGCGGCGTGACCACGGGCGTCGGCGCGGTGGTGAACACGGCCAAGGTGGAGCCCGGCTCCAACGTCGTCGTCTTCGGCCTCGGCGGCATCGGCCTCAACGTGATCCAGGGCGCCCGCATGGTCGGCGCCAACATGATCGTCGGCGTCGACCTCAACCCGGCGCGCAAGGAAATCGCCGAGAAGTTCGGCATGACCCACTTCGTCAATCCGAAGGAGGTCGAGGGCGACCTGGTGCCTTATCTGGTGGACCTGACCAAGGGCGGCGCCGATTACAGCTTCGAGTGCATCGGCAACGTCAACACCATGCGCCAGGCGCTGGAATGCGCCCACAAGGGCTGGGGCGAGAGCATCATCATCGGTGTCGCCGGCGCCGGGCAGGAGATTTCCACCCGCCCGTTCCAGCTCGTCACCGGCCGCTCCTGGCGCGGCACCGCCTTCGGCGGCGCGAGGGGCCGCACGGACGTGCCGAAGATCGTCGACTGGTACATGGACGGCAAGATCGACATCGACAGCCTGATCACCCACACCATGCCGCTCGAGGACATCAACAAGGGCTTCGACCTGATGCATCAGGGCAAGAGCATCCGCAGCGTGGTGGTGTACTAG
- a CDS encoding LysE family translocator encodes MDLLAIYSPIILINLLAWISPGPNMIAVMSSAMARGRRSGLLTGLGLSTGATVWSILAVLGVSALFELFPDAVVLLRLAGAGYLLWLGLKALRSAAYGGTGDISADVSGQSGKRAYLTGLLVSLTNPKAALFFGSILTAFVPANAGTWLLASIVLLCAALAILCHSITATVFSTAPMIRLFARARRRINVAFGIVFAGLGAGIAYDTLRRL; translated from the coding sequence ATGGACCTGCTCGCGATCTATTCGCCGATCATTCTGATAAATCTTCTCGCCTGGATCAGTCCCGGCCCCAACATGATCGCCGTCATGAGTTCGGCCATGGCTCGCGGCCGCCGCAGCGGCCTCCTGACCGGACTGGGCCTCTCTACCGGCGCGACGGTCTGGAGCATCCTCGCGGTCCTCGGTGTCTCCGCGCTGTTCGAGCTGTTTCCGGATGCGGTCGTCCTGCTCCGCCTCGCCGGCGCCGGGTATCTTCTCTGGCTCGGCCTCAAGGCCCTCCGAAGCGCGGCATATGGCGGCACCGGGGACATCAGCGCCGACGTTTCCGGCCAGAGCGGCAAGCGCGCCTATTTGACAGGACTTCTGGTCAGCCTCACGAATCCGAAAGCGGCGCTTTTCTTCGGCTCCATCCTGACCGCTTTCGTGCCCGCAAATGCCGGCACATGGCTCCTTGCCTCGATCGTCCTGCTCTGCGCGGCGCTCGCAATCCTGTGCCACAGCATTACAGCAACTGTTTTCTCGACGGCGCCGATGATACGCCTGTTCGCCCGGGCGCGACGGCGGATCAACGTTGCCTTCGGCATTGTCTTTGCCGGCCTCGGCGCCGGCATCGCCTACGACACGCTAAGGAGGCTCTAG
- a CDS encoding SDR family NAD(P)-dependent oxidoreductase: MTDKVVITGGASGIGFAIAEKLLAEGGTVCLLDLNEENLGQAKEKLGGERVTTGVVDVREEAMLDKRIRDGAKGMGGLTGCVASAGIGHRRTILDGDAEDFARIIAINLTGVYATLRSAAKVMIDQGTGGALVSLASATGVRGCAERAAYGASKAGVINLTEVAALEFAKHGIRVNALCPAPINTPLIAGVQDANVRAEWMQGIPMNRYGEPAEVAELAAFLLSDKASYITGQAVNIDGGWSAAGVQTAATRITGGATG; the protein is encoded by the coding sequence ATGACCGACAAGGTTGTCATCACCGGCGGCGCGTCTGGTATCGGATTCGCCATTGCCGAGAAACTGCTCGCCGAAGGCGGCACGGTCTGTCTGCTCGACCTGAACGAGGAAAACCTCGGACAGGCGAAGGAGAAGCTCGGCGGCGAACGGGTCACGACCGGCGTGGTCGACGTCCGCGAAGAGGCCATGCTCGACAAGCGGATCCGCGACGGCGCCAAGGGCATGGGCGGGCTCACCGGCTGCGTCGCCAGCGCCGGGATCGGGCATCGCAGGACCATCCTCGACGGCGATGCGGAGGATTTCGCGCGGATCATCGCGATCAACCTGACCGGGGTCTATGCGACCCTGCGCTCGGCGGCGAAAGTCATGATCGATCAGGGCACCGGCGGCGCCCTCGTCTCGCTCGCCAGCGCGACCGGGGTCCGGGGCTGCGCCGAACGGGCGGCCTACGGGGCCTCGAAGGCCGGCGTGATCAACCTGACCGAGGTCGCCGCGCTCGAATTCGCCAAGCACGGGATCCGGGTCAACGCGCTTTGCCCGGCACCGATCAACACACCGCTGATCGCGGGCGTGCAGGACGCCAATGTCCGCGCCGAGTGGATGCAGGGCATTCCGATGAACCGCTATGGCGAGCCGGCGGAGGTCGCCGAACTCGCCGCCTTCCTCTTGAGCGACAAGGCCTCCTACATCACCGGGCAGGCAGTGAATATCGACGGCGGCTGGTCGGCGGCGGGCGTGCAGACCGCGGCAACAAGGATCACGGGAGGAGCGACAGGATGA
- a CDS encoding enolase C-terminal domain-like protein, with amino-acid sequence MTGTQDIRIGSFRVRTVTAPLPQPHKTASGTLHAAPLVLLDIGTDAGVVGSAYLFPYAAHFLRPLALLVAELEDLVKGQPLMPRDIWQMFRTKSRLAGWPGLMASAVGGIDMALWDALAKAHELPLAALLGTAPRPIWVYDSLGQMGPEETARDIERSLKDGFRAFKVKSGAPDPREDVAVARAIKSVAGEDAWVAMDFNQAFTADEAVKRMHLLDHEGLAWIEEPVAWDDVTGHASVRASIATPVQSGENWYGARDMARMLEAGALDHAMPDAMRIGGVTGWMEVAGLAAAHNIPVSSHLFPDHSVHLLATTPTGHILEWFDLAGTLLAERPKIEDGMVLPPDLPGAGIIWNEKAIDEFAA; translated from the coding sequence ATGACCGGAACCCAGGACATCAGGATCGGCAGCTTCCGGGTCCGCACCGTCACCGCGCCCCTGCCGCAACCACACAAGACCGCCTCCGGCACCCTGCACGCGGCGCCGCTGGTGCTGCTCGATATCGGTACCGACGCCGGCGTGGTCGGCTCGGCCTATCTCTTCCCCTATGCCGCCCATTTCCTCCGCCCGCTCGCCTTGCTGGTCGCCGAGCTCGAGGACCTGGTGAAGGGCCAGCCACTGATGCCGCGGGACATCTGGCAGATGTTCCGGACCAAAAGCCGGCTCGCCGGCTGGCCCGGTCTGATGGCGTCGGCGGTCGGCGGCATCGACATGGCGCTCTGGGACGCGCTGGCGAAGGCGCACGAGCTGCCGCTCGCCGCCCTGCTCGGCACCGCGCCGCGCCCGATATGGGTCTATGACAGCCTCGGCCAGATGGGGCCGGAGGAGACCGCGCGCGACATCGAGCGCTCGCTGAAAGACGGCTTCCGCGCCTTCAAGGTGAAGTCCGGCGCACCGGACCCGCGCGAGGACGTTGCGGTCGCCCGGGCGATCAAGTCCGTCGCGGGCGAGGATGCCTGGGTGGCGATGGATTTCAACCAGGCCTTCACAGCCGACGAGGCGGTGAAGCGGATGCACCTGCTCGATCACGAGGGCCTCGCCTGGATCGAGGAGCCGGTCGCCTGGGACGACGTCACCGGCCATGCCAGCGTACGCGCCTCGATCGCGACACCGGTGCAGAGCGGGGAGAACTGGTACGGCGCCCGCGACATGGCGCGGATGCTGGAGGCTGGCGCGCTCGATCACGCGATGCCGGACGCGATGCGGATCGGCGGCGTCACCGGCTGGATGGAGGTCGCGGGGCTCGCCGCCGCGCACAATATCCCGGTTTCGAGCCACCTCTTCCCGGACCATTCCGTGCACCTGCTGGCGACGACGCCGACCGGCCATATCCTCGAATGGTTCGATCTCGCGGGTACCCTTCTCGCCGAGCGGCCGAAGATCGAGGACGGCATGGTGCTGCCGCCCGACCTGCCCGGCGCCGGAATCATCTGGAACGAGAAGGCGATCGACGAGTTCGCCGCCTGA
- the putA gene encoding trifunctional transcriptional regulator/proline dehydrogenase/L-glutamate gamma-semialdehyde dehydrogenase produces MAAQTIGVKVSEELRARLRDAAEKVGRTPHWLVKQSLLGAIERIERGEPLDGYLAAEAGVDLEDGPATSDPGPRPFLDFAQGVQAQSVLRARITAAYRKPETQCLPYLISEASLAPAKLKAASDLARKLVEALREKSVGGGVEGLIHEYDLSSQEGVALMCLAEALLRIPDRQTRDALIRDKISGGDWKSHLGHSPSLFVNAATWGLVVTGRLTSTQSEESMGAALTKLIGRGGEPLIRSGVDVAMRMMGEQFVTGQTISEALANSRSMEKKGFRYSYDMLGEAATTAEDAARYLKDYEQAIHAIGKAAKNRGIYEGPGISIKLSALHPRYQRQKLDRVMEELLPILKRLALLARSYDIGLNIDAEEMDRLELSLDLLEALCFDPELTDWNGIGFVVQAYSKRCPFVIDYLIDLARRSRHRLMIRLVKGAYWDSEIKRAQVDGLEDFPVFTRKIHTDVSYLACAKKLLAAPDAVYPQFATHNAQSLAAIMQMAGPNYYAGQYEFQCLHGMGEPLYEEVVGKDKLNRPCRVYAPVGSHETLLAYLVRRLLENGANTSFVNRIADPAFSVDDLIADPVAAAQAVEPVGAPHPQILVPRKLYSDVRPNAEGLDLSNEQRLGSLSAALLSSAESLWVTAPAVPDATPSGPVREVRNPSDRRDLVGTVRDADPETIAKAFETAEAAAPVWAATEPAERAALLLRAADLMEARMPVLMGICVREAGKTMANAIAEVREAVDFLRYYATEVETKFDMDTHRPLGPVVCISPWNFPLAIFTGQVSAALAAGNPVLAKPAEETPLIAGEAVRLLHEAGIPMDVLQLLPGAGDVGAALVADARVRGVMFTGSTEVARLIQAGLAGRLAPDGTQIPLIAETGGQNALIVDSSALPEQVVADVIMSAFDSAGQRCSALRVLCLQEDVADRMLTMLKGALRELAVGNPDRLWTDVGPVITGEARSNIQAHIDAMRECGNAVESLPLPPETRHGTFVPPTLIEIGDISALEREVFGPVLHVIRFKRSRLDQLVDAINATGYGLTFGVHSRIDETIDRVARRIAVGNVYVNRNIIGAIVGVQPFGGRGLSGTGPKAGGPLYLNRLLARRPFASALRESAPEVGPQPAHQFETWLRESGRSKEAETAVAYIARSPLGTDLDLPGPVGERNRYLIHPKGRIAAIAPGEAGLLRQVSAILAAGNQAVLQENAAASGLVSDLPKDLRERVTLTKDWATEPDIAAVLFEGDADALIGIQKKAAERDGPLVGVQGVSPAGLAAGREDYCLDWLVEEQSVSINTAAAGGNASLMSIG; encoded by the coding sequence ATGGCGGCGCAGACCATCGGGGTGAAAGTCAGCGAGGAATTGCGGGCGCGGCTGCGCGATGCGGCGGAAAAGGTCGGCCGCACGCCGCACTGGCTCGTCAAGCAGTCGCTGCTCGGCGCCATCGAGCGGATCGAGCGCGGAGAGCCTCTCGACGGCTATCTCGCCGCCGAGGCCGGGGTCGACCTCGAGGACGGCCCGGCGACCTCCGATCCGGGCCCGCGGCCCTTCCTTGATTTCGCCCAGGGCGTACAGGCCCAGAGCGTGCTGCGCGCCCGCATCACCGCCGCCTACCGCAAGCCCGAGACCCAATGCCTGCCCTATCTGATCTCCGAGGCCTCGCTCGCGCCGGCCAAGCTGAAGGCGGCGTCCGATCTCGCCCGCAAGCTGGTCGAGGCGCTGCGCGAGAAGAGCGTCGGCGGCGGGGTCGAAGGGCTGATCCACGAATACGATCTCTCCAGCCAGGAGGGCGTTGCCCTGATGTGCCTTGCCGAGGCACTGCTGCGCATCCCGGACCGGCAGACCCGCGACGCGCTGATCCGCGACAAGATCTCCGGCGGAGACTGGAAATCCCATCTCGGCCATTCCCCCTCGCTCTTCGTGAATGCGGCAACCTGGGGGCTCGTCGTCACCGGACGCCTGACCTCGACCCAGAGCGAGGAGAGCATGGGTGCGGCGCTGACCAAGCTGATCGGGCGCGGCGGCGAGCCGCTGATCCGCAGCGGCGTCGATGTCGCCATGCGGATGATGGGCGAGCAGTTCGTCACCGGGCAGACCATCTCCGAGGCGCTCGCCAACAGCCGGTCGATGGAGAAGAAGGGCTTCCGCTATTCCTACGACATGCTCGGCGAGGCGGCGACGACGGCGGAGGACGCCGCGCGCTATCTGAAGGATTACGAGCAGGCGATCCACGCCATCGGCAAGGCCGCGAAGAACCGCGGCATCTACGAGGGGCCGGGGATCTCGATCAAGCTCTCCGCCCTGCATCCGCGCTACCAGCGCCAGAAGCTCGACCGGGTGATGGAGGAGCTGCTGCCGATCCTGAAGAGGTTGGCGCTGCTCGCCCGCTCCTACGATATCGGCCTCAATATCGATGCCGAGGAGATGGACCGGCTGGAGCTGTCCCTCGACCTCCTTGAGGCGCTCTGTTTCGACCCGGAGCTTACCGACTGGAACGGCATCGGCTTCGTCGTGCAGGCCTATTCCAAGCGCTGCCCCTTCGTCATCGACTACCTGATCGACCTCGCCCGTCGCAGCCGGCACCGGCTGATGATCCGCCTCGTGAAGGGCGCCTACTGGGACAGCGAGATCAAGCGCGCCCAGGTCGACGGGCTGGAGGATTTCCCGGTCTTCACCCGGAAGATCCATACCGACGTCTCCTACCTCGCCTGCGCCAAGAAACTGCTGGCGGCGCCGGACGCGGTCTATCCGCAATTCGCCACCCACAATGCGCAGAGCCTCGCCGCGATCATGCAGATGGCGGGGCCGAACTATTATGCCGGGCAGTACGAGTTCCAGTGCCTGCATGGCATGGGCGAGCCGCTCTATGAGGAGGTCGTCGGCAAGGACAAGCTGAACCGGCCCTGCCGGGTCTATGCTCCGGTCGGCAGCCACGAGACCCTGCTCGCCTATCTGGTCCGCCGGCTGCTGGAGAACGGCGCCAACACCTCCTTCGTCAACCGCATCGCCGACCCGGCCTTCTCGGTCGACGACTTGATTGCCGATCCGGTCGCGGCCGCGCAGGCGGTCGAGCCGGTCGGCGCACCGCATCCGCAGATCCTCGTGCCGCGCAAGCTCTATAGTGACGTGCGGCCGAATGCGGAGGGCCTCGACCTCTCCAACGAGCAGCGTCTCGGCTCGCTTTCCGCAGCCCTGCTCTCCAGCGCCGAGAGTCTCTGGGTGACGGCGCCGGCCGTGCCCGATGCCACGCCGTCGGGGCCGGTGCGCGAGGTGCGCAACCCGTCCGACCGGCGCGATCTCGTCGGTACGGTCAGGGACGCCGATCCGGAGACCATCGCGAAAGCCTTCGAGACCGCCGAGGCGGCGGCGCCGGTCTGGGCCGCGACCGAACCGGCGGAGCGCGCCGCCCTGCTGCTGCGCGCCGCCGACCTGATGGAAGCGCGGATGCCGGTGCTGATGGGGATCTGCGTCCGCGAGGCCGGCAAGACCATGGCGAACGCCATCGCCGAGGTGCGCGAGGCGGTGGATTTCCTGCGCTACTACGCGACCGAGGTGGAAACGAAGTTCGACATGGACACCCACCGCCCGCTCGGCCCGGTGGTCTGCATCAGCCCATGGAACTTCCCGCTCGCGATCTTCACCGGCCAGGTCTCGGCGGCGCTTGCCGCGGGCAACCCGGTACTGGCCAAGCCGGCCGAGGAAACCCCGCTGATCGCCGGCGAGGCGGTGCGTCTGCTGCATGAGGCGGGGATCCCGATGGACGTCCTCCAGCTTCTTCCCGGCGCGGGCGATGTCGGCGCGGCGCTGGTCGCGGATGCTCGCGTGCGCGGCGTCATGTTCACCGGCTCGACCGAGGTCGCGCGGCTGATCCAGGCGGGGCTTGCCGGGCGTCTCGCGCCGGACGGCACGCAGATCCCGCTGATCGCTGAGACCGGCGGCCAGAACGCGCTCATCGTCGACAGCTCGGCCCTGCCGGAGCAGGTGGTCGCCGACGTCATCATGTCCGCCTTCGACAGCGCGGGGCAGCGCTGCTCGGCGCTCCGCGTGCTCTGCCTGCAGGAGGACGTCGCCGACCGCATGCTGACCATGCTGAAGGGCGCGCTGCGCGAGCTCGCGGTCGGCAATCCGGACCGGCTCTGGACAGATGTCGGTCCGGTCATCACCGGCGAGGCGCGGAGCAACATCCAGGCGCATATCGACGCCATGCGCGAGTGCGGCAATGCGGTCGAGTCTCTTCCCCTGCCGCCGGAGACCCGGCACGGCACTTTCGTCCCCCCGACGCTGATCGAGATCGGCGATATCTCCGCTCTGGAGCGCGAGGTCTTCGGGCCGGTGCTGCATGTCATCCGTTTCAAGCGCAGCCGTCTCGACCAGCTCGTCGATGCGATCAACGCGACCGGTTACGGCCTCACCTTCGGGGTGCATTCGCGGATCGACGAGACGATCGATCGGGTCGCGCGCCGGATCGCGGTCGGCAATGTCTATGTGAACCGTAATATCATCGGCGCCATTGTTGGCGTGCAGCCGTTCGGGGGGCGCGGGCTTTCAGGCACCGGCCCAAAGGCGGGCGGACCGCTCTATCTGAACCGCCTGCTCGCGCGGCGGCCCTTCGCCTCCGCGCTGCGCGAGAGCGCGCCCGAGGTCGGCCCGCAGCCGGCGCATCAGTTCGAAACCTGGCTGCGCGAGAGCGGCCGGTCCAAGGAGGCGGAAACGGCCGTCGCCTATATCGCCCGCTCGCCCCTCGGCACCGATCTTGACCTGCCGGGACCGGTGGGGGAACGGAACCGCTATCTCATCCATCCGAAAGGCCGGATCGCGGCCATCGCCCCGGGCGAGGCCGGGTTGCTGCGCCAGGTCTCGGCGATCCTCGCCGCCGGCAATCAAGCGGTCCTGCAGGAAAATGCGGCCGCTTCCGGGCTGGTATCTGACCTGCCGAAGGATCTCCGCGAGCGGGTGACGCTGACGAAGGACTGGGCGACAGAGCCGGACATCGCCGCCGTGCTCTTCGAGGGCGATGCGGACGCGCTGATCGGCATCCAAAAAAAGGCCGCCGAACGCGACGGCCCGCTGGTCGGCGTACAGGGCGTCTCGCCGGCCGGGCTTGCGGCGGGCCGTGAGGATTACTGCCTCGACTGGCTGGTCGAGGAGCAGTCCGTCAGCATCAACACGGCAGCCGCCGGCGGCAATGCGAGCCTGATGTCGATCGGCTGA
- a CDS encoding PQQ-dependent sugar dehydrogenase: MQRSERHAFRVVELADGLAHPWGLAFLPDRRILVTEREGGLRLFEASGAGAGQISGVPESYASGQGGLLDVALHPDFASNGLIYLSYAARGAGGAGTEVARARLTGNALTELKVIFRQLPKVSGGRHFGSRLAFAPDGTLFVSMGDRGGFMREAQNPENHIGTVVRLNDDGSVPADNPFVGQSGVRPEIYSYGHRNVQGMALRPGTDVIWAHEHGPRGGDEVNILRPGRNYGWPAITYGIDYSGAVISEETAAPGMEQPVVYWVPSIAPSGMDFYDGDRFPNWRGDLFVGALAGSHLRRLTLEGDRVTGQEVLLEDLGERIRAVKQGPDGLLYILTDSYDGQLLRLEPAE, from the coding sequence GTGCAGCGTTCCGAGCGTCATGCCTTTCGGGTGGTCGAGCTTGCGGACGGTCTGGCGCACCCTTGGGGGCTTGCCTTTCTTCCCGACCGGCGAATTCTCGTGACGGAGCGCGAAGGCGGGCTTCGTCTGTTCGAGGCTTCGGGCGCCGGGGCGGGCCAGATCTCTGGTGTTCCAGAGTCCTATGCCTCCGGTCAGGGAGGTCTGCTGGACGTTGCGCTGCACCCGGATTTCGCCTCCAACGGACTGATCTACCTCTCCTATGCGGCCCGCGGTGCCGGGGGTGCGGGGACCGAAGTGGCCCGGGCCCGGTTGACCGGAAATGCGCTTACAGAACTTAAGGTTATTTTTCGCCAGCTGCCGAAGGTATCCGGCGGCCGGCATTTCGGCTCCCGTCTCGCCTTTGCACCGGATGGGACGCTTTTTGTCAGCATGGGGGACCGCGGCGGTTTTATGCGCGAGGCGCAGAACCCCGAAAACCATATCGGCACCGTGGTCCGGCTCAATGACGACGGTTCGGTGCCGGCGGACAATCCCTTCGTCGGGCAATCGGGCGTGCGGCCGGAGATCTATTCCTACGGGCATCGCAATGTCCAGGGCATGGCGCTCCGCCCCGGAACGGATGTGATCTGGGCGCACGAGCACGGACCGCGCGGTGGCGACGAGGTGAATATCCTCCGTCCCGGCCGGAACTACGGCTGGCCCGCCATCACCTACGGGATCGACTACAGCGGCGCGGTGATATCGGAGGAGACGGCCGCGCCGGGGATGGAGCAGCCGGTGGTCTACTGGGTGCCGTCGATCGCACCGAGCGGGATGGATTTCTATGACGGCGACAGGTTCCCGAACTGGCGCGGCGATCTCTTCGTCGGGGCGCTGGCCGGTTCGCATCTGCGCCGCCTGACCCTGGAGGGCGACCGGGTGACCGGCCAGGAGGTGTTGCTGGAGGATCTCGGCGAGCGAATCCGGGCGGTGAAACAGGGGCCCGACGGGTTGCTCTACATCCTGACCGACAGCTACGACGGGCAGTTGCTCCGGCTTGAGCCGGCGGAGTGA
- a CDS encoding methyl-accepting chemotaxis protein: MTDAAQTSRLAFAGLDKNTLADMKAIWPVIEAGLPSVLDAFYTHVSAAPETAAILEKGPGIDALKRAQTEHWRTVFNDGFSAEHLERAIRIGKIHAKIGLTPRWYIGAYTFTQPLLFKLIAKKYKRTEDALRYCNAVARAVAIDMDLALEAYSSSEETEKLKDQILNMADTLEREIDQTVEEVTLQANRVADLTNGLAVAANEMAALVNEVRQATDVTANNVNSVAAATEELSASSQEIASQVSESAALTHQATASADDARSQVAALEEATTNISSVVDLINSIAAQTKLLALNATIEAARAGEAGKGFAVVASEVKSLAQQTENAIQDVSQHTANVQTATRSSVDAITGIATKIGEVNGIASGVATAVEEQQAATSEIGRSSNEASEMTAQVADAIARVAEHADRTSKSAGAIETLAKNVSINVGDMKRRLSVVVRSSNQADRRTTNRVPTVINATFKFGDIDQKGFIADLSPRGALLLCDKQEEAVPGTVGHIGLASGLKIPARVVAATSLGIHVGLERMDQTAAGAVASMIEQAMSENDTFREICEVAAREAAEAMSNAISSRRISLDDLFDTHYAIMHGTNPVQYSTKFVDLTDEILTPIQERHKARDERIRFIAATDRNGYIGTHNKVYAQPQRPNDPVWNAANCRNRRIFDDRAGLLAAGNKEPFQLQTYIRDMGGGQKVLLKEIDCPITLSGQHWGNMRCAFVP; encoded by the coding sequence ATGACCGATGCTGCGCAGACTTCAAGACTGGCATTTGCGGGATTGGACAAGAACACTCTTGCGGACATGAAGGCTATCTGGCCGGTTATCGAGGCCGGATTGCCGTCGGTGCTCGATGCATTCTACACCCATGTCTCCGCCGCGCCGGAAACCGCTGCGATCCTCGAAAAGGGTCCCGGCATCGACGCCCTCAAACGGGCCCAGACGGAGCATTGGCGGACCGTTTTCAATGACGGCTTCAGCGCAGAGCATCTGGAGCGCGCCATCAGGATCGGCAAGATCCACGCGAAGATAGGCCTGACCCCGCGCTGGTATATCGGCGCTTACACCTTCACTCAGCCGCTCCTCTTCAAGTTGATCGCAAAGAAATACAAGCGGACCGAAGATGCCCTCCGCTACTGCAACGCCGTCGCGAGGGCCGTCGCGATCGACATGGATCTTGCGCTGGAGGCCTACAGCAGCTCGGAAGAAACGGAAAAACTCAAGGACCAGATCCTCAACATGGCCGATACGCTGGAACGCGAAATCGACCAGACGGTGGAGGAGGTCACGCTGCAGGCGAACCGGGTCGCCGATCTGACCAACGGGCTTGCCGTCGCCGCCAACGAGATGGCTGCCCTGGTCAACGAAGTTCGGCAGGCGACGGACGTGACCGCGAACAACGTCAATTCGGTCGCCGCCGCGACAGAGGAACTCAGCGCGTCGAGCCAGGAGATCGCCTCCCAGGTATCCGAGTCCGCAGCCCTGACGCACCAGGCGACCGCATCCGCGGATGACGCCCGCAGCCAAGTCGCCGCGCTGGAAGAGGCAACGACCAATATCAGCTCGGTGGTCGATCTCATCAACTCGATCGCCGCGCAGACCAAGTTGCTGGCGCTGAACGCGACGATCGAGGCGGCACGCGCGGGCGAAGCCGGCAAGGGCTTCGCGGTCGTCGCATCCGAAGTGAAGTCCCTGGCGCAGCAGACCGAAAACGCCATTCAGGACGTCAGCCAGCACACCGCGAACGTGCAGACGGCGACCCGCTCCTCCGTCGACGCCATCACCGGAATTGCCACCAAGATCGGCGAGGTCAACGGGATCGCTTCCGGCGTCGCCACGGCAGTGGAAGAGCAACAGGCTGCCACCAGCGAAATCGGCCGCTCCTCGAACGAGGCCTCGGAAATGACCGCCCAGGTCGCCGACGCGATCGCGCGTGTCGCCGAGCATGCGGACCGCACCAGCAAGTCCGCGGGCGCGATCGAAACCTTGGCGAAGAATGTCAGCATCAATGTCGGTGACATGAAACGGCGCCTGTCGGTCGTGGTCCGGTCCAGCAATCAGGCGGACCGCCGGACCACAAACCGCGTCCCGACCGTCATCAATGCAACCTTCAAGTTCGGCGATATCGACCAGAAGGGTTTCATCGCCGACCTTTCTCCGCGCGGCGCGCTGCTGCTCTGCGACAAACAGGAAGAGGCGGTTCCCGGTACGGTTGGCCATATCGGCCTCGCCAGCGGCCTGAAGATCCCGGCACGGGTCGTGGCGGCGACCTCGCTCGGCATCCATGTCGGCCTCGAGAGAATGGACCAGACCGCCGCCGGTGCCGTCGCCTCCATGATCGAGCAGGCGATGAGCGAGAACGATACGTTCCGCGAGATCTGCGAGGTCGCGGCCCGCGAGGCGGCGGAGGCCATGAGCAACGCCATCAGCTCCAGGCGGATCTCGCTCGACGACTTGTTCGACACGCACTACGCCATCATGCACGGCACCAACCCGGTGCAGTATTCGACCAAGTTCGTCGACCTGACGGACGAGATCCTGACCCCGATCCAGGAGCGCCATAAAGCCAGGGACGAGCGGATCCGCTTCATCGCCGCGACCGACCGCAACGGCTATATCGGGACCCACAACAAGGTCTATGCGCAGCCCCAGCGCCCGAACGATCCTGTCTGGAACGCCGCCAATTGCCGGAACCGGCGGATCTTCGACGACCGCGCCGGGCTGCTGGCCGCCGGAAACAAGGAGCCCTTCCAGTTGCAGACCTATATCCGCGACATGGGCGGCGGGCAGAAGGTGCTGCTGAAGGAAATCGACTGCCCGATCACGCTGTCAGGCCAGCACTGGGGCAATATGCGCTGCGCCTTCGTGCCGTGA